The following proteins are co-located in the Trichomycterus rosablanca isolate fTriRos1 chromosome 14, fTriRos1.hap1, whole genome shotgun sequence genome:
- the LOC134326585 gene encoding piggyBac transposable element-derived protein 4-like, whose amino-acid sequence MGIVKLKSVADYWSGKEYYRLHYTAKVMTGKRFLAISSNLHLCDPKEDEDNTRRKGTSTYDKLFKLKPLYTELLTACRTYFQPDKDISIESKNLLICISKARTGLKQYMKAKPTKCCYKMFVLADSTTGYTWNFFIYEGKQSVCSGQGLSYDSVMSLMDFALLGKGYHLYTDHYYTSPMLYLDLLKKETLACGTIRTNRKGYPKTKINDLTRQAKRGTIRWHRRGQLLFVKWMDTREVVMCSTMHKAYDGDTVMRRVKYQEGVRNKVNVPVPAAVKDYNRHMGGVDLSDTLISYHNALHKTVKWYETLFYHFIDIGIVNSFILHQQISKTNAQEALTQKLFREKLMSELVAFSGDTTQDESAAGPSGETKQCLPAFYSDDSSAGRRKCAMCKRSGNPVKTPVYCTKCDVPLCVVAKRNCFYKWHNMGHHKNL is encoded by the coding sequence ATGGGGATTGTGAAACTAAAATCTGTTGCAGACTACTGGTCTGGAAAGGAATATTACCGCCTTCATTACACCGCAAAAGTGATGACGGGCAAAAGATTTTTGGCAATCTCTAGTAACCTGCATCTGTGTGACCCAAAAGAGGACGAAGATAACACAAGGAGAAAGGGAACCTCAACATATGACAAACTTTTCAAATTGAAGCCACTGTATACAGAGTTGCTGACAGCATGCCGGACATATTTTCAGCCGGACAAGGACATTTCGATTGAAAGCAAGAATCTTCTAATCTGCATCTCTAAAGCAAGAACTGGCCTGAAACAATACATGAAGGCAAAGCCAACAAAATGTTGCTACAAAATGTTTGTTCTGGCTGATTCAACCACAGGTTACACttggaatttttttatttatgaaggCAAGCAATCCGTTTGCTCAGGCCAGGGACTGAGCTATGACTCAGTTATGTCCCTCATGGATTTTGCCCTTCTTGGCAAGGGGTACCACCTCTACACTGACCATTATTACACAAGCCCCATGCTCTATTTGGATCTCCTGAAGAAGGAGACTCTTGCTTGTGGTACCATCCGTACCAACCGGAAGGGGTAtccaaaaacaaaaatcaatgATCTCACCAGGCAGGCAAAGAGAGGAACCATCCGCTGGCACAGACGTGGACAACTTCTTTTTGTAAAGTGGATGGACACAAGGGAGGTGGTGATGTGCTCCACAATGCACAAGGCATATGATGGTGACACAGTGATGAGGAGAGTAAAATATCAGGAGGGGGTTAGGAATAAAGTGAATGTTCCAGTTCCTGCAGCGGTCAAGGATTACAACAGGCACATGGGAGGAGTTGATTTGTCGGACACCTTGATTTCATATCACAATGCCTTACACAAGACAGTCAAGTGGTACGAGACATTATTTTACCATTTCATTGACATTGGGAttgtaaatagttttattttacatcagcaaatatcaaaaacaaatgcacaaGAGGCTCTAACTCAGAAACTCTTTAGAGAGAAACTGATGTCGGAGCTTGTGGCCTTTTCAGGGGACACCACCCAGGATGAGTCTGCTGCAGGACCCTCAGGTGAAACAAAACAATGCCTGCCAGCATTTTACAGCGATGACAGTTCAGCTGGCAGGCGAAAATGTGCCATGTGCAAAAGGTCTGGCAACCCTGTGAAGACACCAGTGTACTGCACAAAGTGCGATGTGCCATtgtgcgttgtggccaaaagaaACTGTTTTTACAAATGGCACAATATGGGGCACCACAAAAAcctgtaa